From Amycolatopsis sp. WQ 127309:
CGCTCTGCTTCACCGTGCGCTCCTGCGTCTCGTAGTCCACCCGGATCAGGCCGAACCGCTTCGCGTAGCCGTAGGCCCACTCGAAGTTGTCCAAAAGGGACCAGGCGAAGTAGCCCCGGACGTCCGCGCCCGCGTTGCGCGCCGCCGCCACCGCGGCGATGTGCGAGGCCAGGTACGCCGTGCGCTGCTCGTCGCGGACGAAGCCGCTCGAGTCCGGGTCGTCGTCGAACGCCGAGCCGTTCTCGGTGATGTACATCGGGACGCCCGGGTAGTCGCGGCCCAGCCGGGTCAGCAGCTCGGTGAACTTGTCCGGCAGGATCTCCCAGCCCATCGCCGTCGTCGGCTCGCCGAACGGCACCGTGCGGGACGTCGGGACGCCGTCCGAGTCGACCGCGCTGCCCTGCTCGTCGACGCCGGAGAACTGCTGGCCGAAGTAGTAGTTGACGCCCAGGAAGTCCAGCGGTGTCGAAATCACCGAAAGGTCGCCGTCCTGCACCGGCAGCTTGACACCGCGCGCGGCCAGGTCCTCGACCACGTCCTCCGGGTACTCCCCGCGCACCAGCGGGTCCAGGTAGATCCGGACGCCCAGGCCGTCCGCCTGCCGCGCCGCGCGAACGTCTTCCGGTGCGTCGGTCGCCGGGTCGGCGGTGCACATGTTCAGCGTGATGCCGAACTCCGTGTCCGCCGGCGCGGCCTCACGCATCCGCTGCGTCGCCAGGCCGTGGCCCAGCAGCAGGTGGTGCACCGCGTGCAGCCCGGCCGCGTAGTCCCGGCGGCCCGGCGCCATCACGCCGTGCACGTACCCGTGCATCGCCGAGCACCACGGCTCGTTCAACGTCGTCCAGTGCCGCACGCGGTCCTTGAGCCGGTCGAACACCAGCATCGCGTAGTCCGCGAAGCGGTACGCCGTGTCGCGCGCCGGCCAGCCGCCCGCGTCTTCGAGCTCCTGCGGCAGGTCCCAGTGGTAGAGCGTCAGCCACGGCGTGATGCCCTTGCCGAGCGTCTCGTCGACCAGCCGGTCGTAGAACCCGATGCCCGCCTCGTTGACCGGGCCGCGGCCGCGCGGCTGGATCCGGGGCCACGCCACGGAGAACCGGTAGGTGTCCGCGCCCAGCTCACTGACCAGCCCGATGTCCTCGGGCATCCGGTGGTAGTGGTCGCAGGCGATGTCACCGTTGTCATTGTTGTCGATCGCCCACGGGACCTGGCAGA
This genomic window contains:
- a CDS encoding GH1 family beta-glucosidase — protein: MTETTAATAQQQALIDSLPPDFRWGVATAAYQIEGAVSEDGRTPSIWDTFCQVPWAIDNNDNGDIACDHYHRMPEDIGLVSELGADTYRFSVAWPRIQPRGRGPVNEAGIGFYDRLVDETLGKGITPWLTLYHWDLPQELEDAGGWPARDTAYRFADYAMLVFDRLKDRVRHWTTLNEPWCSAMHGYVHGVMAPGRRDYAAGLHAVHHLLLGHGLATQRMREAAPADTEFGITLNMCTADPATDAPEDVRAARQADGLGVRIYLDPLVRGEYPEDVVEDLAARGVKLPVQDGDLSVISTPLDFLGVNYYFGQQFSGVDEQGSAVDSDGVPTSRTVPFGEPTTAMGWEILPDKFTELLTRLGRDYPGVPMYITENGSAFDDDPDSSGFVRDEQRTAYLASHIAAVAAARNAGADVRGYFAWSLLDNFEWAYGYAKRFGLIRVDYETQERTVKQSGLFYRDTVRRVRGS